From Jeotgalibaca dankookensis, one genomic window encodes:
- a CDS encoding type 1 glutamine amidotransferase, with product MKLKIGHLYGNLLNTYGDNGNLLMLQYIARQKGLEVETEIVSLNDSFNASDYDLVFFGGGQDYEQLVVSHDIQNKANAIKTYIENDGVLLAICGGFQLLGHYYINSAGERLEGISALDHYTLNQENSRFTGDITIYDEKTGDTYHGFENHNGRTFLGEGAQPLGIVKKGTGNNEKDNTEGARYKNVFCSYFHGPLLVRNQHLAERLIELAIKNKEKKAGE from the coding sequence TTGAAACTCAAAATTGGACACTTGTATGGGAACTTGTTAAATACCTACGGCGATAATGGAAATCTATTGATGTTACAGTATATCGCTCGTCAAAAAGGTTTAGAAGTGGAAACTGAAATTGTAAGTTTAAACGATTCATTTAACGCAAGTGATTATGATTTAGTATTTTTTGGTGGCGGTCAGGATTATGAACAACTGGTCGTTTCCCACGATATTCAAAATAAAGCGAATGCTATCAAAACTTATATTGAAAATGATGGGGTTCTTTTAGCGATTTGTGGTGGCTTTCAACTTCTTGGTCACTACTATATTAACTCAGCTGGTGAACGCTTAGAAGGAATTAGCGCTCTTGATCACTATACATTAAACCAAGAAAACAGTCGTTTTACAGGTGATATTACCATTTATGATGAAAAAACTGGAGATACTTATCATGGTTTCGAAAATCATAACGGTCGCACTTTCCTAGGGGAAGGGGCTCAGCCACTTGGTATTGTCAAAAAAGGAACGGGTAACAATGAAAAGGACAATACGGAAGGTGCACGCTATAAAAATGTCTTTTGTTCTTATTTCCATGGACCTCTATTAGTCCGCAATCAACATTTAGCAGAACGATTAATTGAATTAGCTATAAAAAATAAAGAAAAAAAAGCTGGGGAGTAG
- a CDS encoding thymidine kinase: protein MAQLFFKYGAMNSGKTIEILKVAHNYEEQDKTVLIFTSAVDDRDKIGVVASRIGIKRAAIPVYSETDMYAIVEEQTTTPFCVLVDESQFLQKKHVLQLANIVDKLHIPVMAFGLKNDFSNELFEGSKYLLLYADKIEEIKTICWYCHKKAIMNMRLVNGKPVYQGEQIQIGGNEAYIPVCRNHYFHPPLK from the coding sequence ATGGCGCAATTATTTTTTAAATACGGAGCAATGAATAGTGGGAAAACAATTGAAATTTTAAAAGTAGCCCACAATTATGAAGAGCAAGATAAAACAGTTTTAATTTTTACCAGCGCTGTTGATGACCGTGATAAAATAGGCGTTGTAGCGAGCCGTATTGGCATAAAACGAGCAGCTATTCCGGTCTATTCGGAAACAGATATGTATGCAATTGTAGAAGAACAAACTACTACCCCTTTTTGTGTATTGGTTGATGAATCGCAATTCTTACAAAAAAAACATGTGTTACAGTTAGCTAATATTGTTGATAAACTGCATATACCTGTTATGGCTTTTGGTTTAAAAAATGATTTTTCTAATGAACTCTTTGAAGGGTCAAAATATTTACTTTTGTATGCAGATAAAATTGAAGAAATTAAAACAATTTGCTGGTACTGCCATAAGAAAGCAATTATGAATATGCGACTTGTAAACGGCAAGCCTGTTTACCAAGGTGAACAAATTCAAATTGGTGGGAATGAAGCCTACATACCCGTTTGTCGTAACCACTACTTCCATCCACCACTGAAGTGA
- a CDS encoding Mur ligase family protein encodes MSIRGALAVTVGKGTQWALRTFTKGGTSLPGKLAAKIDPGVLAQLAKDYEVVIVTGTNGKTLTTSLTYHVLKQKYPDIVTNPTGANMAQGIVSTFLEKTSGSGKKIAILEVDEASLIHVTKYIKPRFIVNTNVFRDQMDRFGEIYTIYDKMVEGAALAPEAVIIANGDSPIFNSRKLVNQSIYFGFNHTDDGETMAHYNTDGVLCPNCHSILHYKFNTYANLGKYYCPNCDFKRPELKYQVTAIENLDYKSSSFQIDGYPFHIKVAGLYNIYNALAAYSVGREFGLSPEEIQAGFTETQQKFGRQETIKVGDKLIILNLIKNPVGLNQIIALLNYERDPFSVSLILNDRPADGTDISWIWDGEFERLTDFNIPYVGVSGIRRDDMELRLKVAGISEATMEKTESIGDVINSFQHAPTEKIYVMATYTAILNLRKELADQGYIQERMK; translated from the coding sequence TTGAGTATTAGGGGAGCTTTGGCCGTCACAGTTGGAAAAGGAACACAGTGGGCTTTACGTACATTTACAAAAGGTGGCACAAGCCTACCAGGCAAATTGGCAGCTAAGATTGACCCTGGTGTGCTCGCTCAACTCGCAAAAGATTATGAAGTTGTTATTGTAACAGGAACCAATGGTAAGACACTCACAACTTCATTAACCTACCACGTTCTCAAACAAAAATATCCAGACATCGTGACAAATCCGACCGGTGCGAATATGGCCCAAGGAATTGTCTCAACCTTTTTAGAAAAAACGTCAGGATCCGGGAAGAAAATTGCAATTTTGGAAGTAGATGAAGCCAGTTTGATTCATGTGACAAAATATATTAAACCGCGTTTTATTGTAAATACCAACGTTTTCCGTGATCAAATGGATCGCTTTGGTGAAATATATACCATATACGATAAAATGGTAGAAGGTGCAGCCTTAGCACCAGAGGCTGTAATTATAGCCAACGGCGACAGCCCTATTTTTAACTCAAGAAAATTAGTAAACCAAAGTATTTATTTTGGATTTAATCACACTGATGACGGGGAAACGATGGCTCATTACAATACAGATGGCGTTCTATGTCCAAACTGTCATAGTATCTTACATTATAAATTTAATACTTATGCCAACCTAGGTAAATACTATTGTCCAAACTGTGATTTCAAACGTCCAGAACTAAAATACCAAGTAACGGCAATCGAGAATCTCGATTACAAATCTTCTAGTTTCCAAATCGATGGGTATCCTTTCCACATAAAGGTTGCAGGACTCTATAATATTTATAATGCATTAGCAGCCTACTCAGTTGGACGCGAATTTGGTTTATCACCTGAAGAGATTCAAGCAGGTTTTACTGAAACCCAACAGAAATTTGGCCGACAAGAAACGATTAAAGTTGGCGACAAACTCATTATTTTAAACTTGATTAAAAACCCAGTTGGACTGAATCAAATTATTGCCTTACTTAATTATGAACGCGATCCATTTTCTGTCAGTTTGATTTTAAACGATCGCCCTGCTGACGGTACCGATATTAGTTGGATTTGGGATGGGGAGTTCGAGCGATTAACTGATTTTAATATCCCTTATGTAGGTGTGAGTGGTATTCGTCGTGATGATATGGAATTACGCTTAAAGGTCGCTGGTATATCTGAAGCAACGATGGAAAAAACAGAATCCATCGGTGACGTCATTAATTCTTTCCAGCATGCTCCAACTGAAAAGATATATGTCATGGCTACTTACACTGCTATTTTGAATTTACGCAAAGAATTAGCCGATCAAGGCTATATCCAAGAGAGGATGAAATAG